Genomic window (Aethina tumida isolate Nest 87 chromosome 4, icAetTumi1.1, whole genome shotgun sequence):
TTTACCTTTCGTTTGTTAATTTAGATGCCTGTCGCAGGTCTTCATCGGCACGGACGTGGGAAAGGTGGCGCCGCACATGTTCTACCAGGCGTGCAAAGTGAGCGGCAAGAACTCGACGCCCTGCGTCGAAAAGAAAGTGGACGGCACGTGCGTGATCGAGCTGCAACTCGACCCGTCCAAGGACATGAGTGCGACCTGCGATTGCGTCGGCATCCTTAAGGAGAGGAACGTCGATGTGGAACATCGGTTTCCCGATCAACTGGGCAACCGGAGCAAAAAGAAATCGACACGATGTCGCATGATATTCAGGACCACGTTGGTGATGGACGACGGCACGCAAGAAACGCTGCAAGTCTGTTCGCAGCCCATCGTTTGCAGTGAGTGCCCTCTAATTCCTTTTAATTTCTGATTGATTACACCACAATTTGTGTGTTTTAGCTCAGCCGCCTGGAGTTCCtgaaatatgcaagaaatcatTAAAGTCTTGTCCGGCGAACGGCGGAGAAGAATTGTTCGTTTTGGGTAAAAACTTCCTGAAAGACACAAAGGTTTTCTTCCAGCAGTACGACGGCGGACAAGTCGTGTGGGAAAGTGGTGTCACACCTGACAAAGAATATTTACAGCAGGTAATGAGCCACAGCCCGTTTCAAAATGAACCAAGTCTGACCGatcgtatttttaatttcagacaCATTTCGTGTGCGTGATTCCCGCATACCGTCGCCTCGACATAACCGAACCGGTGCAAGTGCGGTTGAGCGTTATGTCGAGCGGAAAGACGAGCGAAACGCACCAGTTTGTATACACCCCGTTAAACGGGGCAGTTTCCAGCGGTAAGCCCGTGTTTAGACTCTCTTACAACCATATACCATCAGATTggcttaattttgttgttttgacCACGGACCACCTCCGAACTCGAACACACTCACTGTTTTCCTTTCCCGGTTTGAATGCATGACTCTCTCTCTCTTTCTCTCTATATCACACTCATACTCCGTATTCCGATGACATAAAAGTTTTTGTCAGACACGGGGCGAAACTGTTTCCGTGAACGGCCTACAATGTGTTGAGTTTTTGAGTCGCATAGTTCGTTATTCGCGGAAGCGGTTCcgcttcaattttttttctcaatatTCCTTTTCTCCACTCTCTCCGAATCGTGCTCTCTCAagatcataatttttttaccccTTGAAACGGCACTAAGCATGTTTATACTTATATGATTTAGAGCACGATTTTGGATGCTCCTTTTCGAGAGCGATACAGTTAAAAAAGTCTGTGATAACAAACACCCATCTGTGATAAGTGTGATAAATCATAATCGAATCTCTCCCTCTCCCCCCCTCAAAAAgaacacatttatattttaacgcaAACGATCAAaacaacaacataaaattaagtttttctaAGACGCATGATGCATGAAGACACGGAAAGATTGGGATGTAAAGTGCATCACCACACAACATTcgctattaaaaaattagttaaaaattccaACATATACTCATACTATGCCCGGTTAAGTGAGGATGGTGTGTTGTGATGAAACTTTATGGTGTGAAGTCAAAAAAACTTTAACAACACacagaacaataaaaaaattaaaagtaacgaACCTCGGTGACATAACCAGTTTGAACCGAGGGTGTGTTAAGGTTTTTCGGGCTTGAATAATTTACAACAAGAAAAAACCAGAGTCGGCAAACGTGCGCTACAAGTACGGATGTGTGCGTGGATGTGCGTGTGtctgtttatattttactttcgaAACGAATGTCCGGGACCAGCATGGGTGTGCGTGAAAATGCGTGAGACAgtggttttttatttatctgacagtttcacattttttacctatatatatatatatattgaggGTGGATGCGTTAGCGTACGTTTGCCCCAacgattttttaaagttacatCACCCCTACCGCTCAGAATCAAACTTGCAGTGGCacgtttatttctatttttttacttgAGTATGGATTATGGATTTTGTGTTGAGCCGGAGGTGATGTAACTTGCCCGATTTTCAGTACAATGGAAGCAgacaaatttttgatattttgcattttttatgttttatttagggAGAATTCTACAAAGAAAAAGCAATTTAACTTCTTTAAGTTACAATTTGTTTGACTgtgaattatgtattattgttCGTTTTTACATGTGATGTTTTCTTTtagaacaaattttgaaatgtatatttcttaaaaaattgaaatgtatttacaaaacaaaaccttgaaatgtatttacttcatttgtttaaaatgtaattacttaaataccatattttgtatatacaatactattttttgattgtactgcaaaattttttgattatgaCTTGCCCGCGACATCGAAAGACTGTCGccatcaaaaaattttgtaaagcgGAGTGGATtcctatgaaaaaaaaaataataataatggacaaGTCACATTCCACTCATGTATGAGaacaaattgattgtttttattattattattattattattttgataatgagAAACGAAATGCGTTTGCTTTTTTCACTTTGTCTCATACAGCATACAGGCTCTGTTAAGCAGCGGCAACCATCGAACAGCTCAGCCTACGGGGCCTTTACCCGCCTATTCTACGCCGATGACGAGTCAGGTTCTAGTTTCACGGGTACTTAAAAAAACACGAttcattatatacatttaaacacACATACACATACAATacaacacacatacacacacacacacacacttacACAATCACACACAACACATGAATATACTTGAAGATTCGGAGGTACAAAACAATTAGAAGGGATCGGTGTTTTGCACCTCCGAATCGCAATCATGTCATTCAGATATACACATGTACATGAAAACAGACGTACACACGAATCAATCGGATCAACAGCTAGTAAGAATGCGTTGTTGTCTCTTGATTTTGTTACTGTGCTTGGCACTCGAGTTTTCGGACGCCGCCTTCATCACCTCTTCAACAACCGAGATCGTTCAATAGATCACGTAGACATGGTGAACGAAGACGGTTTCGAAAAAACCGGCTCGATCGACTACAACGAAATGCGACGTCACTCTTCTAGCTTTTGCTCACTCAAATTACATAAACCAAAACCAAACCAAACCAAAACAacctatatattaaaaatatatatacactaaattttaagctCACAACACAATCCTTGTACCTATTTGTAAACCTTaatgtagttttaattattaagcctctttttaccaaaaaaaaaaaaccaattTGATAGGAATCATTAAGTTTTAACTTAACAATGAAACCGTTTCCAGGACGCCTTTTTTTAGGTCCGCACTTTGACGGGGCACAACATttcccaattttatttacaggaAAAATCTAAATCGACCGACTGACGAGTTCCGGCAAATCACCCCCTGTTTTCACGAGCCGTAATGTTAACGTACAATCTGTTTGCGATGAATCCGATCAATTTTTCTGAATGCTAGGCCGATCAAGACGATACTCTATACTCCCGTGCATCCAATTATCCAAAACTGAGACGATCCCTAAAGAATCCTCTCTACAATTGTTCACTGactttatttattcagtttaacGATGTAAACATCTATCTACTTGGTGAATGGTAATTCTCGATACACTCGATTCATTTTTGGCTTACATTACGTTACGCTTCGATgtgaaattaattctaatattattaccAATACAACATTCGGCTGTGGTTAACGCAAGAATTCATTTCACATTCGCCATGTTTATTGCCATTATTATTAGATCACAACAAATCATGTTCACTGTTTGACAAACCCAATATAAACTTAGGTCTCCGTCAAGCTTCGTTTGTTTACCTCGTTTTTCGTCGATCGTAGATGGAGGAGACCTAGACTTTTCCTAATTTTCTAATCACTGATCAATTCACCATCTAATTTCGACGCGAAATGTATGATAAACAGATCTGGGTGATAGTTTTAAGGTCTCCAACAATATTTTCGAAATTGTCATCTGCTTGGCTTGCACAACGATTTAATAGTTTCGTTTAGTTTGAGCTTTCGAATCTTAGAACTACCATCGTTGCTTAAGACATCTCAGTCTATTGCGGTTTGTCtctgttcaattaatttaatattaatttactcgGTATACGGCTACCGACAGTAGTAGATCGTAaacgaaaattatttcagGCTATTATGCAAGTGGATTGtagattaagaaaattaattagttggtGAAGgtgattattattgattatcaaTCATGTGCAACTAAAATTAGAGAAACGAAATAGAAAAACTGGGACGATATTTCGGGGTAGAGAGGTTTCTTGATGTTGATATACTCTTTTGTCCATAAACGTATTGTTTAGCCTGAAGTATTTAATCATCATATTATACTTGTTCATGATCCCACAAATCCTTTTATTACATTAGGGTTAGGAAACGTTTGCGTGTGACAGAATGACTGGTATGAGTTCAGATACGTGCGTATGTGCGGGAACATGGGACGTTAACATTGTGGCTCATTGTCTATCAAGCCacagcaaataaaaaatcaactaaatctaaaatattcaacgaaaaacaaatatgaaacgtTATGTTAAAACCACAATGACAATCGATTCAAAGACACGTTGAGAAGAAATTGCAATACCGACAGGCTTGGCTTGAGTGGCAGACCCCCTCCCTGTTTCTTACAGTGGCTTAAAAGGCAGAGCTATTAGTACTTTAGCGGCAGTCGCGAATCCCGActaatatgtattttcatattttgcaGTGCACGTCGATGCCGTACAGGCTGGTGCTGGTGGCGCTGCCGCGGCCGCGCCCCAGGCGCCCTTCCTGGCCAGGGGCGTCTGGCACTCGCTGAGCAAGCGGGAGCAGGACCTGGACATGATGCCGCCGCCAGAATCGAGTCTGGTGCCGCTGGCCACTACACGCCGTCCCTCCATCAGCATGCCGTCGTCGAACGAGGTGCACTCGCCGCCGTTGCACGCCCTCAAACAGGAGTACATCGACGAGAGCAGCAACAGTTCGATGATGAACTCGATGGACGCGCGACATGAACGTTTCCGCTACAACTCGGAGGGTTCGCTCGACGTGCATCACGGCGACTCGAACATGAGCATGATCACAGACGTGATGAGTCACACGATGAACGACAACTCGAACCTGAGCATCGGCGAGGACAGCGTCGACACGATGGTGAGACGAAACTCGATGAGCAGTCGAAACCGGTCTATTTGTGAGAACTCCATGGACGTGACAACGAACATGTCGATGAACGAGGACAGTTCCTGCAGCACGGTGATGCCGTGCAGCAGTTCCGTTCACACCGACAGACTCGTCCTCTCCCAATCCAATCTGCAAAACGAAAAAGTGATGGACTTGCGCATGAAAATGCCGATGGCGGATCTATCGATGCACAGATTCGGCATGTTGGACGCAACGCCTACCGCTCTACCGTCGCAAACCGCTCAAAGCGTCGAAAACTACCTGAACAGGATAGAGAACCCCAAGAACTTGCTGGTGAGCAGCAGTCCGTTCTGCACCCAGAAGATACTACCACCACAAACGCAGTCGATGACGGTCTTGCCACGCAACACCAACAACACCGAGCCGGTGTTCCTGACGTCGGATCGGCCCTTCTTAGCCAGTTCTACCCAGAGCGACGCCGTAACCACCCTGGTGGCAAAGAGCGAGGCGGCCGCGGTGGCCGAGAACACCATGATCGAACAGACCACCACGATAGCGGCCACCACTCTGACCAATTGTCTGGACTCGACTGTGCCCACGGCCATCAACACGGAAAAACTGGACGCGCTGGTCAACTCCACCGTCGAATCGCACATCGGAAGTCCAACCAGATCCAACGCGGCCAACAACAAAATGCCGACCATCACCACGACCGCCCCGCGGGTCACCGAGGTCATGATGACCTCCCAGGACATGATCCTCAACAACACCGCCTCGTTGATGGTGCCGGTACCGAACATGATGACATCTCCGGTCCAAGACATGACCCAAAACAACAGCATACCGCCGGACGTCATCCTGAACTCGCAGATCTCCCCCAGTCTCATGTGCCACACAAACGCCGACAGTCTGTTGCCCGTCACGCAACAATCGATGTCGACGCAGGAATCGATGGGCGCCCTGCACTCGCCGATCGCGGTCACGGCCGCCGTGTCCAACACCTTAGGCCTGGCCACCGAACCGGAAAAGGCCGTGCTGCTGGAAGCCGCCGTCGATTTTCTGCAGACCCAAAACAAAATCTGCCAAATGAACACCACGCTGACCACCACGTCTACCGCACCTACAACGACGGCTCTGTCGAACGACACCATGAGTCAATTAACGCAAGGGACCAGTTTTGTGCAGACGCCGTACGCAACCACCAACGCCGCCATAATGCCTAAAACCATTGCCCAAGACTGCTTACCGATTCCGGTTAAGGAAATCACCAATAGCGTGTCCAACGATAAGAAAAACGAAGACCGAATGATTCCGCAGGgatttacctcgttgacagaAAACGAGCTGATCAACCTGATAAATCCCAGTTGCTTCGATCAAGGTAACAATTATCAGTAAAACCGTTTGTGTTGTTGATCTActactattttgttttgtaaatgtgTCATTTTATATAGGTAGAAGTTAGTgcgtgtaaattaaattaacaacaagTCTTCTAGTTGTAGTTGGATGTATTTATATGTTATGTTAAtggagtttatttaaaaatgaaaagaaaacaacaaaacTATGTGGAGATGCAtgctttcattttatttattcgttttaataCAATGCTACAGAATACATTTACTACagctttaattaactaatactTGTTTTAGTTGTAAGTTTGGATAAATAAACCTGGAcgcttgaaaaaattaattaggcgAATATAGCGTAGCGTTTCTGTTGTAAATAGTTCAACCTAATCTTTCTTCTTGTTCTTCTTGTATTCCCCCACATCCCTCTTTTGCATTTAAGAGATAATTGTGTACAAGTAACTAACCATCATCCTGTAGCAGCAGCACCGTTCGTTCGATTTGCATGTCGTAACTGACCCAGTTGGTTGATCCGGTTCACAGGTACAAACTTGTAGTAGTTTCACACTGTGAACTGGCCGAATCCTAATCCATTTGTTTTTTTCAGTTTGATTTCATTGGTGGAGGCCATCAATCAATCATGTCCGTACTTATAGGTTTTAAGTGTCTTGTTACTTTTCCTTCGTGCCGCGCGACGTTTTCAAGTAAACAACAGTTTTACTTAAAGACGCCGCcgctttattttttgattattattattattattttaatgttaagtaTTATTTGCTCAACTATGTTTACTCCAATACGATTTCTCAATTGAAAGACTCACACACGCTTGAgggtgtatatttttttaagaaaatgccAGATACCGTGAAACAGATCTGCGTAAGGAAACTtgaactatatatatataggatTTTAACTGGTTTCAAAccgaaattgattttattccgCCTTTGGAATTGTTtggtgaaattaattttatattttacaatgcaAGTAGTTAaggaaaatatattctatgggccatgaaataaatttcaccaATATGTTTTCCATGAAAGCAAAAATGtaagttgttatttatacttttggaTGGATGCGCGttacaaattgaattatacgttctatgttttttatgtatattgaatgtatataaatgttttggaTAATAtgtgttatatattattattgttaatggtaaaataaataaaactatatattgataaaacccgatgttttattttttcctaacAAACAACCACACACTGACTGACTGACTCACTGACTGTTGACTGATCGCCTAACTTATCACTGGGCTATTTACCATAACAGGAAATTAGTTGGCAGTTACTCAACAAAGAGAAACTGCAAAAAACACCACGAATGATTGTCAAAAcgtatattttagtataacaAACACtacgttataaaaataatcttaaaaatctgcAAAATCACAATGTGAGTGAGGTAAACGTTTATACAGTGCATCTGTTCCAAGTCGAAGCCGTTAGTAaacaatcaaacaaaaaaaattcactacaatacaaaaatacaatttgaatagaatttaataatgactTCATTTCCCGTCCCCGTTCTCCTTATTCTTCGGCACAAAGTTGAGCGATGCGGAATTGATGCAGAAACGTTTCTTGGTCGGCGGCGGTCCGTCCCCGAATACGTGGCCCAAATGCGCTCCGCATTTCGAACAAGTCACCTCCGTTCTGATGCGTCCTGGTTGGGAGATCAGGAGTAATAGGTTTGCTCCGACTAATTTTTCAGGGGGGGGGGGTGTTGTTGGTGTCAGGGAACAGGGAAATTGTACAGTGTGGACGGAAAACcaagttaaacaaaaaaaaaaaaaacaaagtaaCAAAAGCGAGAGTGAAACgagaataacaataataagagTGGATAGAAGAAAACATAAATGTGTGTAAAGTGTGGGGGGAATCGGGACGGTCGAAGGGAAAACGGAAACAAAACAGTATAGATTAGCAACccgaagtttttttttaagaaatcacACACCATAATAGTGAGAAAGCGCTAGAATTATTCTGCGTGAAAATAAATCGCACACGGTACACAAGGATATTCAAATGTTAGGGATTACTGggatttttaacttattttctaCACAACACAAACtagcaataattttttatcaatgttTGGACTCACGTTTAACGACTTTTCGAATTATGTACatactttttacaaatattgacCTGACCTGACTTTCTTTagtattcaattaaaagtacaataaaaataaattatgtggaATTTGCCGTTGAtaacttttatattgtataattgattttgtagACTTGTgatattaatcataaaaaataatgtcccattgtaatcaattaaaaacattttatattacaatgtaaatatacttaaagcaatccaattaagaattaatttaatctattttaatgttcaagCCATTGTAAACGTGGAACttgaagataaaaaatatgaagaacaGTCtagaataatgaaatattagataacaaatttaaaatggaacttcttcaattgaattattgttaataaatattatttgcttGATTCAATATAAAACACAATTGAACCAATTATCATAACAATTTGGCAATCAATTTTAAACGGAAATGTTTCCTCTATTGCGTCATTCCAAACATGTAGGAAAAGTAAAACCAAGATTTATCAGTGACCCTCAATGATAAAACATGCACtcaataaaccattttttaagtttttcataaaagGTCTTAACCTCTGATAAAACTCGGGCGGCACATTCTAATCAtgcacaaacaaaaatttacctCCACTTGTGTCGGGTGTCAGCTTCACTTTTCCAGCGTCCAAGACGTCGTTGAAAGCGGGCCAGCCGCAGCCACTGTCGTACTTCGTGTCTGAACTGAACAGTTCCTGTTCACACACAACGCAAACATATGTACCAGGATCATAAGTCTTGTTGTAACAACCTAAAAGAGTAAGATAAGACAAGTGAGTGTAACAATATCGTGCGAAACGAGGAAACGATTGTTTTACCTGAAAACGGTCTTTCCGTGCCTTTTTCCTGTGTAACGTGATACTGCAAAGGCGTGAGCCGATTCTTGAGTTCACCCTTGTCGATTTTCTCACCCATTCTGAACGCTGATGACAAGAACGAACGAGAACTGTGTCAAGTACGTTTCTGGCGGACCGTAAAAGGAAACCACTCGATTTTACCTGATAAACAGAGGTTGTGTTGTCTTATCGCAGGAATGCGGTGGCTTTTTTTCACGACAGCGTTCAGAAACGTTCTGAACATCGCATCGCATCGGAGTAATGTTTGGGACgggaatagtttaaaattaacgtGCGGGCGTTACGTAAGCACAATTTTGGAGGTGAATCGGTGCGATGGGACGTGAAGGATGATCAATGCGGGTTTATTGCTGCGTGATTATCTGTCTAATGTTGAAACATTTTatggttataaaatttattttcttctctaaattttaataattttttttttatcactGTAACAATTGACAGTCTTTCCGTCAAACACACAACACACAAATTATTTGCCAAATCACACAAGCGCACTTTCTATTAGTTGCTCtacgaaatattaataaagtaaattaaacatgTATAAACATATGCTctttgacaataaaaaataaacgttatacaaaatgtatgttatgttaaaacatatttagtattttagttaagtttatttttaccactagaatttaaaacactgtaggataatttatttattttattaattttgaaaaaatttgacagattaagtaaataaataaaacatgcgGAACAAGAACATTTTACAGTTGGCATCCCTGACAACAGCACTGGCTGTCACTCAGTGCCGTCCGTCATTCCGT
Coding sequences:
- the LOC109594196 gene encoding uncharacterized protein LOC109594196 isoform X2; translation: MAKRHMKSASSTDKKQQKAAAAAASSKSGKDGSRKRHHEEGDRKVADPKDETNKSETMTLCALPSTSATQIRQRRPGRLANGKRVPATKEMPGKLRSSYRRSLDPCDNSNDSGLGFDHHMDPHQMSLSERLTWTGERAQAKRPRMDIKLEHDECNDGYSFPDTIRSHKDPISLIRTAPAGSVPSLSITNNMASTSGRAVARCVPLTSRQSASTPVSLTTQLSSSSRFNDVTLAILKQPEQQHRARYQTEGSRGAVKDREGNGFPIVQLHGYYKPATLQVFIGTDVGKVAPHMFYQACKVSGKNSTPCVEKKVDGTCVIELQLDPSKDMSATCDCVGILKERNVDVEHRFPDQLGNRSKKKSTRCRMIFRTTLVMDDGTQETLQVCSQPIVCTQPPGVPEICKKSLKSCPANGGEELFVLGKNFLKDTKVFFQQYDGGQVVWESGVTPDKEYLQQTHFVCVIPAYRRLDITEPVQVRLSVMSSGKTSETHQFVYTPLNGAVSSVHVDAVQAGAGGAAAAAPQAPFLARGVWHSLSKREQDLDMMPPPESSLVPLATTRRPSISMPSSNEVHSPPLHALKQEYIDESSNSSMMNSMDARHERFRYNSEGSLDVHHGDSNMSMITDVMSHTMNDNSNLSIGEDSVDTMVRRNSMSSRNRSICENSMDVTTNMSMNEDSSCSTVMPCSSSVHTDRLVLSQSNLQNEKVMDLRMKMPMADLSMHRFGMLDATPTALPSQTAQSVENYLNRIENPKNLLVSSSPFCTQKILPPQTQSMTVLPRNTNNTEPVFLTSDRPFLASSTQSDAVTTLVAKSEAAAVAENTMIEQTTTIAATTLTNCLDSTVPTAINTEKLDALVNSTVESHIGSPTRSNAANNKMPTITTTAPRVTEVMMTSQDMILNNTASLMVPVPNMMTSPVQDMTQNNSIPPDVILNSQISPSLMCHTNADSLLPVTQQSMSTQESMGALHSPIAVTAAVSNTLGLATEPEKAVLLEAAVDFLQTQNKICQMNTTLTTTSTAPTTTALSNDTMSQLTQGTSFVQTPYATTNAAIMPKTIAQDCLPIPVKEITNSVSNDKKNEDRMIPQGFTSLTENELINLINPSCFDQV
- the LOC109594196 gene encoding uncharacterized protein LOC109594196 isoform X3, with the protein product MTLCALPSTSATQIRQRRPGRLANGKRVPATKEMPGKLRSSYRRSLDPCDNSNDSGLGFDHHMDPHQMSLSERLTWTGERAQAKRPRMDIKLEHDECNDGYSFPDTIRSHKDPISLIRTAPAGSVPSLSITNNMASTSGRAVARCVPLTSRQSASTPVSLTTQLSSSSRFNDVTLAILKQPEQQHRARYQTEGSRGAVKDREGNGFPIVQLHGYYKPATLQVFIGTDVGKVAPHMFYQACKVSGKNSTPCVEKKVDGTCVIELQLDPSKDMSATCDCVGILKERNVDVEHRFPDQLGNRSKKKSTRCRMIFRTTLVMDDGTQETLQVCSQPIVCTQPPGVPEICKKSLKSCPANGGEELFVLGKNFLKDTKVFFQQYDGGQVVWESGVTPDKEYLQQTHFVCVIPAYRRLDITEPVQVRLSVMSSGKTSETHQFVYTPLNGAVSSVHVDAVQAGAGGAAAAAPQAPFLARGVWHSLSKREQDLDMMPPPESSLVPLATTRRPSISMPSSNEVHSPPLHALKQEYIDESSNSSMMNSMDARHERFRYNSEGSLDVHHGDSNMSMITDVMSHTMNDNSNLSIGEDSVDTMVRRNSMSSRNRSICENSMDVTTNMSMNEDSSCSTVMPCSSSVHTDRLVLSQSNLQNEKVMDLRMKMPMADLSMHRFGMLDATPTALPSQTAQSVENYLNRIENPKNLLVSSSPFCTQKILPPQTQSMTVLPRNTNNTEPVFLTSDRPFLASSTQSDAVTTLVAKSEAAAVAENTMIEQTTTIAATTLTNCLDSTVPTAINTEKLDALVNSTVESHIGSPTRSNAANNKMPTITTTAPRVTEVMMTSQDMILNNTASLMVPVPNMMTSPVQDMTQNNSIPPDVILNSQISPSLMCHTNADSLLPVTQQSMSTQESMGALHSPIAVTAAVSNTLGLATEPEKAVLLEAAVDFLQTQNKICQMNTTLTTTSTAPTTTALSNDTMSQLTQGTSFVQTPYATTNAAIMPKTIAQDCLPIPVKEITNSVSNDKKNEDRMIPQGFTSLTENELINLINPSCFDQGNNYQ
- the LOC109594196 gene encoding uncharacterized protein LOC109594196 isoform X1, producing MAKRHMKSASSTDKKQQKAAAAAASSKSGKDGSRKRHHEEGDRKVADPKDETNKSETMTLCALPSTSATQIRQRRPGRLANGKRVPATKEMPGKLRSSYRRSLDPCDNSNDSGLGFDHHMDPHQMSLSERLTWTGERAQAKRPRMDIKLEHDECNDGYSFPDTIRSHKDPISLIRTAPAGSVPSLSITNNMASTSGRAVARCVPLTSRQSASTPVSLTTQLSSSSRFNDVTLAILKQPEQQHRARYQTEGSRGAVKDREGNGFPIVQLHGYYKPATLQVFIGTDVGKVAPHMFYQACKVSGKNSTPCVEKKVDGTCVIELQLDPSKDMSATCDCVGILKERNVDVEHRFPDQLGNRSKKKSTRCRMIFRTTLVMDDGTQETLQVCSQPIVCTQPPGVPEICKKSLKSCPANGGEELFVLGKNFLKDTKVFFQQYDGGQVVWESGVTPDKEYLQQTHFVCVIPAYRRLDITEPVQVRLSVMSSGKTSETHQFVYTPLNGAVSSVHVDAVQAGAGGAAAAAPQAPFLARGVWHSLSKREQDLDMMPPPESSLVPLATTRRPSISMPSSNEVHSPPLHALKQEYIDESSNSSMMNSMDARHERFRYNSEGSLDVHHGDSNMSMITDVMSHTMNDNSNLSIGEDSVDTMVRRNSMSSRNRSICENSMDVTTNMSMNEDSSCSTVMPCSSSVHTDRLVLSQSNLQNEKVMDLRMKMPMADLSMHRFGMLDATPTALPSQTAQSVENYLNRIENPKNLLVSSSPFCTQKILPPQTQSMTVLPRNTNNTEPVFLTSDRPFLASSTQSDAVTTLVAKSEAAAVAENTMIEQTTTIAATTLTNCLDSTVPTAINTEKLDALVNSTVESHIGSPTRSNAANNKMPTITTTAPRVTEVMMTSQDMILNNTASLMVPVPNMMTSPVQDMTQNNSIPPDVILNSQISPSLMCHTNADSLLPVTQQSMSTQESMGALHSPIAVTAAVSNTLGLATEPEKAVLLEAAVDFLQTQNKICQMNTTLTTTSTAPTTTALSNDTMSQLTQGTSFVQTPYATTNAAIMPKTIAQDCLPIPVKEITNSVSNDKKNEDRMIPQGFTSLTENELINLINPSCFDQGNNYQ
- the LOC109594161 gene encoding methionine-R-sulfoxide reductase B1 isoform X1, with the protein product MFRTFLNAVVKKSHRIPAIRQHNLCLSAFRMGEKIDKGELKNRLTPLQYHVTQEKGTERPFSGCYNKTYDPGTYVCVVCEQELFSSDTKYDSGCGWPAFNDVLDAGKVKLTPDTSGVGANLLLLISQPGRIRTEVTCSKCGAHLGHVFGDGPPPTKKRFCINSASLNFVPKNKENGDGK
- the LOC109594161 gene encoding methionine-R-sulfoxide reductase B1 isoform X2, which translates into the protein MFRTFLNAVVKKSHRIPAIRQHNLCLSAFRMGEKIDKGELKNRLTPLQYHVTQEKGTERPFSGCYNKTYDPGTYVCVVCEQELFSSDTKYDSGCGWPAFNDVLDAGKVKLTPDTSGGRIRTEVTCSKCGAHLGHVFGDGPPPTKKRFCINSASLNFVPKNKENGDGK